Proteins from one Crocosphaera sp. UHCC 0190 genomic window:
- the nifN gene encoding nitrogenase iron-molybdenum cofactor biosynthesis protein NifN: MTTVLNPQKSLSVNPLKMSQPLGAALAFLGLKGMMPLFHGAQGCTAFAKVVLVRHFRESIPLSTTAMTEVSTILGGEDHVEQAILTIVDKYKPQVIGLLTTGLTETRGDDMGRILKIVREKHPELASLPIISVSTPDYKGSLQDGYTAAIESIVATDYGPFASDEPPTVSMKPQVTVLCSSHLSPGDVEELKSIVEAFGLTPVMIPDLSRSLDGHLEDNPHTVTTGGTTITQLKQLNRSCLTLAIGESMRKSAQILEGRFGTKYEVFPRLAGLDAVDAFLWRLSQILTSRCDHHFPLVPNIPANLQRQRRQLQDVILDTHFYFGGKKVSLALEPDLLYQTAWLLTEMGAKIQAAVTTTKSPILESLPIDNVTIGDLADLEDLAAGSDLIITNSHGTALSKRLQAPLYRMGYPIFDQLGLGQRCLVGYRGTMQFLFDVGNILMEEEAKHSPATLH, encoded by the coding sequence ATGACCACAGTTTTAAATCCCCAAAAGTCCCTATCAGTTAACCCCCTAAAAATGAGTCAACCTTTAGGCGCGGCCTTAGCGTTTTTAGGGTTAAAAGGAATGATGCCTCTGTTTCATGGGGCGCAAGGTTGCACAGCCTTTGCTAAAGTGGTGTTAGTGCGCCATTTCCGTGAGTCTATCCCCCTGTCAACTACTGCCATGACAGAAGTTAGCACCATTTTAGGGGGAGAAGATCACGTTGAACAAGCAATTTTAACCATTGTTGACAAATATAAACCCCAAGTCATCGGCTTGTTAACCACAGGGTTAACGGAGACGAGAGGGGATGATATGGGTCGTATCCTCAAAATTGTACGGGAAAAGCACCCAGAATTAGCTTCTTTACCGATTATTTCCGTCTCAACTCCCGATTATAAGGGATCATTGCAAGATGGTTATACTGCCGCTATAGAAAGCATTGTGGCCACAGATTATGGCCCCTTTGCCAGTGATGAACCCCCTACCGTGTCCATGAAACCCCAAGTCACGGTGTTGTGCAGTTCTCACCTGTCTCCTGGGGATGTAGAGGAACTTAAGTCTATTGTAGAAGCTTTTGGGTTAACCCCTGTGATGATTCCTGACTTATCCCGTTCCCTTGATGGTCATTTAGAAGACAACCCTCATACGGTGACGACGGGGGGAACCACCATTACTCAATTAAAGCAGTTAAATCGGTCTTGCTTAACCCTGGCGATCGGGGAAAGTATGCGGAAATCTGCCCAAATTTTAGAGGGACGTTTTGGCACAAAATATGAGGTATTCCCCCGTTTAGCAGGTTTAGATGCGGTGGATGCTTTCCTATGGCGGTTATCCCAAATTTTAACCTCCCGTTGCGATCATCATTTTCCCCTAGTTCCTAATATTCCCGCCAATTTACAACGTCAACGCCGTCAGTTACAGGATGTAATTCTGGACACCCATTTTTATTTTGGGGGGAAAAAAGTTTCCTTAGCGTTAGAACCAGATTTACTCTATCAAACGGCTTGGTTACTAACGGAAATGGGGGCAAAAATTCAAGCGGCTGTTACCACCACAAAATCCCCGATTTTGGAGAGTTTACCGATTGATAATGTGACCATTGGTGACTTAGCAGATTTAGAAGATTTGGCCGCAGGTTCGGATTTAATTATTACGAATTCTCACGGAACAGCCCTTTCTAAGCGTCTTCAAGCCCCTTTATATCGCATGGGTTATCCCATTTTTGATCAATTGGGGTTAGGACAACGCTGTTTAGTGGGGTATCGTGGCACCATGCAATTTTTATTTGATGTAGGCAATATTCTGATGGAAGAAGAAGCCAAACATAGTCCCGCTACTCTTCATTAA
- the nifE gene encoding nitrogenase iron-molybdenum cofactor biosynthesis protein NifE: protein MKLTKGKINELLTQPGCEHNHNKEGQTKNKSCTQQAQPGSAQGGCAFDGASIALVPITDAAHLVHGSIACSGNSWNSRGSLSSGPMVYKMGFTTDLSENDVIFGGEKKLYKAIAEIIKKYNPAAIFVYSTCVTALIGDDLDAVCKAATNKYETPVIPVHAPGFVGSKNLGNRLGGEALLQHVVGTKEPPYITAYDINLIGEYNVAGEMWGVLPLFKKAGIRVLAKITGDARYEEVCTAHRAKLNVMICSKALINMATAMKERYNIPYIEESFYGIGDMNRCLRNIAAFFGDEALMVRVEEIIAEETAKLDVALAPYRERLKGKRMVLYTGGVKSWSIVSAAQDLGMEVVATSTKKSTEEDKARIKQLLGEDGIMLEKGSPEELLRVIEKTKADLLVAGGRNQYTALKARIPFLDINQERHHPYAGYVGMVEMARELDEAVHSPIWRQVRKAAPWEIWQQEHESLLNLEAE from the coding sequence ATGAAATTAACTAAAGGCAAGATCAACGAATTGCTAACGCAACCAGGGTGCGAACATAATCATAATAAAGAGGGACAGACTAAGAACAAATCTTGTACACAACAGGCTCAACCTGGCTCTGCTCAAGGGGGGTGTGCCTTTGATGGTGCTTCTATTGCCTTAGTTCCTATTACTGATGCGGCCCATTTGGTTCATGGTTCCATCGCCTGTTCTGGTAATAGTTGGAATAGTCGGGGTAGTCTTTCTAGTGGCCCCATGGTTTATAAAATGGGTTTTACGACTGATCTCTCAGAAAATGATGTTATTTTCGGTGGTGAAAAAAAGCTTTATAAGGCGATCGCAGAAATTATTAAAAAATATAATCCTGCTGCTATTTTTGTCTATTCTACCTGTGTCACTGCCCTCATTGGGGATGATTTAGATGCAGTTTGTAAGGCAGCAACTAATAAATATGAAACTCCTGTCATTCCTGTACATGCTCCTGGGTTTGTGGGCAGTAAAAATCTCGGCAACCGTTTAGGAGGAGAAGCTTTATTACAGCACGTTGTTGGCACAAAAGAACCGCCTTACATCACTGCCTATGATATCAATTTAATCGGAGAATATAACGTTGCTGGTGAAATGTGGGGCGTACTTCCTTTATTTAAAAAAGCGGGGATTCGGGTATTAGCAAAAATTACCGGAGATGCTCGTTATGAGGAAGTTTGTACAGCCCATCGTGCTAAACTCAATGTGATGATTTGCTCCAAGGCCCTAATTAATATGGCCACTGCCATGAAAGAACGCTACAACATTCCTTATATTGAGGAATCTTTTTATGGTATTGGTGATATGAATCGTTGCCTTCGTAATATTGCTGCCTTCTTTGGAGATGAGGCCTTAATGGTACGAGTGGAAGAAATTATTGCCGAAGAAACTGCTAAATTAGATGTTGCTTTAGCCCCTTATCGTGAACGCTTAAAAGGTAAGCGCATGGTGTTATATACCGGGGGTGTTAAGAGTTGGTCAATTGTTTCTGCTGCCCAAGATTTAGGCATGGAAGTTGTTGCGACTAGCACTAAAAAAAGCACCGAAGAAGATAAAGCCCGTATCAAACAATTATTGGGTGAAGATGGGATTATGCTAGAAAAAGGTAGTCCCGAAGAATTACTAAGAGTCATTGAAAAAACCAAAGCAGACTTATTAGTAGCAGGGGGACGTAATCAATATACAGCCCTCAAAGCGAGAATTCCTTTCTTAGATATTAACCAAGAACGTCATCATCCTTATGCTGGATATGTGGGTATGGTGGAGATGGCCAGGGAATTAGATGAAGCGGTACATAGTCCCATTTGGCGACAAGTTCGGAAGGCGGCCCCTTGGGAAATTTGGCAACAAGAACATGAAAGTTTGTTGAATTTGGAAGCAGAGTAA
- a CDS encoding Mo-dependent nitrogenase C-terminal domain-containing protein: protein MIHPTPYSTKPKVFIDPLFPLRNWINNLEVASRKAAHLICQVIPCCCPFERDITIMGRTLFHVPALCKLNPLYDEFVMLRLKALSYLTDICNEDVTHYIC, encoded by the coding sequence ATGATACATCCTACTCCTTATTCAACGAAACCAAAAGTCTTTATTGATCCCTTATTTCCCCTCAGAAACTGGATCAATAATCTCGAAGTTGCAAGTCGAAAAGCTGCCCATCTCATCTGTCAAGTTATTCCTTGTTGTTGTCCGTTTGAACGGGATATAACCATCATGGGACGGACTTTATTTCACGTTCCTGCTCTTTGTAAATTAAATCCTTTGTATGATGAATTTGTCATGCTACGACTGAAAGCTTTGAGTTATTTAACGGATATCTGCAATGAGGATGTTACTCATTATATTTGTTAG
- the nifK gene encoding nitrogenase molybdenum-iron protein subunit beta, giving the protein MSQNIDKIQDHVELFHQPEYQELFENKKAMQGMASDEKVAEIAEWTKTWDYREKNFAREALTINPAKACQPLGAILAAVGFEGTLPFVHGSQGCVAYFRTHFTRHFKEPFSGVSSSMTEDAAVFGGLKNMIEGLENSYNLYKPKMIAVCTTCMAEVIGDDLGSFIGNAKAAGSVPEDFPVPFAHTPSFVGSHITGYDNMMKAVLGNLTEGKKAATTNGKVNFIPGFETYIGNLRELKHLVSAMGVNATILGDNELYLDSPNDGEFKMYQGGTTLEEGADAINAVKTISLQTYPTEKTREYIEKEWKQPTSTHRPWGIQATDAFLTELSEITGNPVPPELILERGRAVDAMTDSHAWLHGKTAAIYGDPDLVMGMLQFMLEMGVEPVHVLVHNSTKEFIAEAEAFLAASPYGQKATVWGGKDLWHLRSLLFTEPVDFLVGNSYGKYLWRDTGIPLIRIGYPIFDRHHMHRYSTIGYNGAINLLNWLVNSLFEEIDRNTNIPSETDISFDLVR; this is encoded by the coding sequence ATGTCTCAGAACATTGATAAGATTCAAGACCACGTTGAGTTATTCCACCAACCAGAGTACCAAGAGTTATTTGAAAACAAGAAAGCCATGCAAGGTATGGCTTCTGACGAGAAAGTAGCTGAAATTGCTGAGTGGACTAAAACTTGGGACTACCGAGAAAAGAACTTCGCTCGTGAAGCTTTAACCATCAACCCTGCTAAAGCTTGTCAACCTTTAGGTGCTATCTTAGCTGCCGTTGGATTTGAAGGAACCCTTCCCTTCGTTCATGGATCACAAGGTTGTGTGGCTTACTTCCGTACCCACTTTACCCGTCACTTCAAAGAACCCTTTAGTGGTGTTTCTTCTTCCATGACTGAAGATGCTGCTGTCTTCGGTGGACTGAAAAACATGATCGAAGGTTTAGAGAACTCTTACAATCTCTACAAACCCAAAATGATTGCTGTTTGTACAACTTGTATGGCAGAAGTTATTGGGGATGACTTAGGTTCCTTCATTGGTAACGCGAAAGCTGCGGGTTCTGTTCCCGAAGATTTCCCCGTTCCCTTTGCTCATACTCCTTCTTTCGTTGGTTCACATATCACTGGATATGACAACATGATGAAGGCTGTCCTCGGTAACTTAACCGAAGGCAAAAAAGCGGCTACCACCAACGGTAAAGTTAACTTCATCCCTGGGTTTGAAACCTATATCGGTAACTTACGCGAACTGAAGCACTTAGTTAGTGCCATGGGCGTTAATGCTACCATCTTAGGTGACAATGAACTCTATTTGGATTCTCCTAATGATGGTGAATTCAAAATGTACCAAGGTGGTACAACCTTAGAAGAAGGTGCTGATGCTATCAATGCAGTAAAAACCATCTCTCTTCAAACCTATCCCACCGAAAAAACACGGGAATACATCGAGAAAGAATGGAAGCAACCCACTTCTACCCATCGTCCTTGGGGTATTCAAGCCACAGATGCGTTCTTAACCGAACTTTCTGAAATCACTGGTAATCCTGTTCCTCCTGAATTAATCTTAGAACGGGGACGTGCTGTTGATGCCATGACTGATAGTCATGCTTGGTTACATGGTAAAACCGCAGCTATCTACGGTGATCCTGACTTAGTCATGGGAATGTTACAATTCATGTTAGAGATGGGTGTTGAACCCGTCCATGTCTTGGTTCACAACTCTACTAAGGAATTTATTGCCGAAGCTGAAGCTTTCTTAGCTGCTAGTCCTTATGGTCAAAAAGCCACTGTTTGGGGTGGTAAAGACTTATGGCACTTACGTTCCTTACTATTCACCGAGCCTGTTGACTTCTTAGTGGGCAACTCCTACGGTAAATACCTCTGGCGTGATACTGGAATCCCCTTAATCCGCATTGGTTATCCTATCTTCGATCGCCATCACATGCACCGTTATTCTACCATTGGTTACAATGGCGCGATTAACCTGCTCAATTGGCTTGTTAACAGTCTCTTTGAAGAAATTGACCGTAACACCAATATCCCTTCGGAGACCGATATTTCCTTTGACTTAGTTCGTTAA
- the nifD gene encoding nitrogenase molybdenum-iron protein alpha chain produces the protein MSKVEDRKQLIQDVLDTYPEKLAKKRKKHLNVYEEGKDDCGVKSNVKSPAGVMTARGCAYAGSKGVVWGPIKDMIHISHGPVGCGYYSWSGRRNYYIGTTGIDTFGTMNFTSDFQEKDIVFGGDKKLLKITEEIETLFPLNNGLSIQSECPVGLIGDDIEGVAKKAAKITGKPVVPVRCEGFRGVSQSLGHHIANDAVRDYVFSRDDAPEIETTPYDVAIIGDYNIGGDAWSSRILLEEIGLRVVAQWSGDGTINEMMQTPKVKLNLIHCYRSMNYISRHMEEKYGIPWFEYNFFGPTKIAESLRAIAALFDETIQEKAEQVIAKYEKQTADVLAKYRPRLEGKTVMMMVGGLRPRHVVPAFTDLGMEMVGTGYEFAHGDDYKRTTEYVGDATLIYDDVTAYEFEKFVQELKPDLVASGVKEKYVFQKMGLPFRQMHSWDYSGPYHGYDGFAIFARDMDLALNNPTWGLIKSPWNK, from the coding sequence ATGTCGAAAGTAGAAGACAGAAAGCAGCTAATTCAAGACGTTCTGGATACTTACCCTGAGAAGTTAGCCAAGAAACGTAAAAAGCACCTCAACGTTTACGAAGAAGGCAAAGATGATTGTGGCGTAAAATCCAACGTTAAATCCCCCGCTGGTGTCATGACCGCTCGTGGTTGTGCCTACGCTGGTTCTAAAGGGGTTGTTTGGGGTCCTATTAAGGACATGATCCACATCTCCCACGGGCCTGTTGGTTGCGGTTACTACTCTTGGTCTGGTCGTCGTAACTACTATATCGGAACCACTGGGATTGATACCTTTGGTACGATGAACTTTACCTCTGATTTCCAAGAAAAAGACATCGTTTTTGGTGGAGACAAAAAACTCCTCAAAATCACCGAAGAAATCGAAACCTTATTCCCCCTCAACAATGGACTGTCTATTCAGTCTGAATGTCCTGTGGGATTAATTGGAGATGACATCGAAGGTGTTGCCAAAAAAGCGGCAAAAATCACTGGCAAACCCGTTGTTCCCGTCCGTTGTGAAGGGTTCCGTGGCGTTTCCCAATCTTTAGGACACCACATCGCTAATGATGCGGTTCGTGACTACGTATTCAGCCGTGATGATGCCCCAGAAATCGAAACCACTCCTTATGATGTAGCCATCATTGGTGACTACAACATCGGTGGAGATGCTTGGTCTAGCCGTATTCTTCTCGAAGAAATTGGTTTGCGCGTCGTTGCTCAATGGTCTGGAGACGGAACCATCAACGAAATGATGCAAACTCCTAAAGTGAAACTCAACCTGATTCACTGTTACCGTTCCATGAACTACATCAGTCGTCACATGGAAGAAAAGTACGGTATTCCCTGGTTTGAGTACAACTTCTTTGGTCCTACCAAGATTGCTGAATCTTTACGCGCCATTGCTGCACTCTTTGATGAAACCATCCAAGAAAAAGCAGAGCAAGTTATTGCTAAGTACGAGAAGCAGACTGCTGATGTCTTAGCTAAATACCGCCCTCGTTTAGAAGGCAAAACCGTCATGATGATGGTTGGTGGATTACGTCCCCGTCACGTCGTTCCTGCTTTCACAGACTTAGGCATGGAAATGGTCGGAACTGGCTATGAATTTGCTCACGGTGACGATTATAAACGTACCACCGAGTATGTAGGCGATGCTACCCTCATCTATGATGACGTAACCGCTTATGAGTTCGAGAAATTCGTTCAAGAACTGAAGCCTGACTTAGTTGCTTCTGGTGTTAAAGAGAAGTATGTCTTCCAAAAAATGGGACTACCTTTCCGTCAAATGCACTCTTGGGATTACTCTGGTCCTTACCACGGTTATGACGGATTCGCTATCTTTGCACGGGATATGGATTTAGCCCTCAATAATCCTACTTGGGGATTAATCAAATCTCCTTGGAATAAATAA
- the nifH gene encoding nitrogenase iron protein — translation MRQIAFYGKGGIGKSTTSQNTLAGMAQAGNRIMIVGCDPKADSTRLILNCKAQVTVLHLAAERGSVEDLELEDVLLTGFEDIKCVESGGPEPGVGCAGRGIITSINFLEEEGAYTDLDFVSYDVLGDVVCGGFAMPIREGKAQEIYIVTSGEMMAMYAANNIARGILKYAHTGGVRLGGLICNSRNVNKEIELIEELAERLNTQMIHFVPRSKQVQEAELRRQTVIQYSPEHPQAQEYRDLGDKIVNNTKLTIPTPIDNDELEELLINYGLLGSEEEYKKVMEADVAAQQLTRGSK, via the coding sequence ATGCGTCAAATTGCATTTTACGGAAAAGGCGGTATCGGTAAATCCACCACATCGCAAAACACCTTAGCCGGAATGGCTCAAGCTGGCAACCGCATCATGATCGTTGGTTGTGACCCTAAAGCTGACTCTACCCGTTTGATCCTTAACTGTAAAGCTCAGGTAACTGTATTACATTTAGCGGCAGAACGCGGTTCAGTTGAAGATCTCGAACTCGAAGATGTATTACTAACTGGATTTGAAGACATCAAATGTGTAGAATCTGGTGGTCCTGAGCCTGGGGTTGGTTGTGCTGGTCGTGGTATTATCACCTCCATCAACTTCCTCGAAGAAGAAGGTGCTTATACAGACCTAGACTTCGTATCCTATGACGTATTAGGAGACGTTGTTTGTGGTGGTTTCGCCATGCCTATCCGTGAAGGAAAAGCACAAGAAATCTACATCGTCACCTCTGGTGAAATGATGGCTATGTATGCAGCCAACAACATCGCTCGTGGTATCTTAAAATATGCTCACACCGGTGGTGTTCGTTTAGGTGGTTTAATTTGTAACAGCCGTAACGTTAACAAAGAGATCGAATTGATCGAAGAGTTAGCTGAACGCTTAAACACCCAAATGATCCACTTCGTACCCCGTTCCAAACAGGTACAAGAAGCTGAATTACGTCGTCAAACCGTTATTCAATACTCCCCTGAGCATCCTCAAGCTCAAGAATACCGTGATTTAGGTGACAAAATCGTTAACAACACCAAACTCACCATCCCCACTCCCATTGACAACGACGAACTCGAAGAACTGTTGATCAACTACGGTTTACTTGGTTCCGAAGAAGAGTACAAAAAAGTTATGGAAGCTGATGTGGCAGCACAACAACTCACCAGAGGTTCTAAGTAG
- the nifU gene encoding Fe-S cluster assembly protein NifU — protein sequence MWEYTDKVMEFFYNPRNQGTITEKGEGQAITTGEVGSIACGDALRLHLKIDEATQIILDARFQTFGCASAIASSSALTELLVGKTLDEALSLTNKQIAEFLGGLPEEKMHCSVMGQEALEAAIFNYRGIPLDNHEDDEGALICRCFGVSDARIRRIVLENDLTTAEQVTNYVKAGGGCGSCLADIDDLIADIVTEKATAVAVATEVVKAKSAPKPLTNLQKINLIQQVLEEVRPALAQDGGDVDLFDVEGDLVKVILKGACGSCSSSTATLKMMIEARLRDRISPEITVIAV from the coding sequence ATGTGGGAATATACAGACAAAGTAATGGAATTCTTCTATAATCCGCGTAATCAAGGTACGATTACGGAAAAAGGAGAAGGACAGGCAATTACAACCGGAGAAGTCGGCAGCATTGCTTGTGGTGATGCTCTCAGATTACACCTAAAAATTGATGAAGCCACACAAATCATTCTTGATGCTCGGTTTCAAACCTTTGGTTGTGCTTCTGCGATCGCTTCTTCCTCAGCTTTAACTGAGTTACTCGTAGGCAAAACATTAGATGAAGCTTTGAGTCTGACTAATAAACAAATTGCTGAATTCTTAGGGGGTTTACCCGAAGAAAAAATGCACTGTTCTGTGATGGGACAAGAAGCCTTAGAAGCTGCTATCTTTAATTACAGAGGCATTCCTTTAGATAATCATGAAGATGATGAAGGAGCTTTAATCTGCCGTTGCTTTGGGGTTAGTGATGCGAGAATTCGCCGCATTGTTCTAGAGAATGATTTAACCACTGCTGAACAAGTTACTAATTATGTGAAAGCAGGTGGCGGTTGTGGTTCTTGTTTAGCAGATATCGATGATTTGATCGCTGATATTGTGACAGAAAAAGCCACTGCGGTTGCGGTTGCCACGGAAGTTGTTAAAGCCAAATCTGCACCAAAACCCTTAACTAACCTACAAAAAATCAATCTAATTCAACAAGTTCTAGAAGAAGTAAGACCCGCATTAGCACAAGATGGCGGAGATGTGGACTTGTTCGATGTCGAAGGAGATTTAGTCAAAGTGATACTAAAAGGAGCTTGTGGTTCCTGTTCAAGTAGTACCGCGACTTTGAAGATGATGATCGAAGCCAGATTACGCGATCGCATCTCCCCTGAGATTACTGTAATTGCTGTGTAA
- the nifS gene encoding cysteine desulfurase NifS, which produces MRDCIYLDNNATTKIDEEVLGAMMPYLTLYYGNPSSMHSFGGQVGKAVKTGREQVASLLGAEASEIIFTSCGTEGDNAAIRAALSAQPNKRHIITTEVEHPAVLNLCKNLEKQGYTVTYLSVDSQGRLDLDEVQASLTGNTALVSIMYANNETGVVFPVEQVGQMTKEYGALFHVDAVQAVGKIPLDMSNSSIDMLTLSGHKIHAPKGIGALYVRKGTRFRPSMVGGHQERGRRAGTENVAGIVALGKAAELAQAHLPNIAQERQLRDYLEQTILTLIPDTVVNGNPIERLPNTMNIGFKYIEGEAILLSMNQYGICASSGSACTSGSLEPSHVLRAMGLPYSVLHGSIRFSLSRFTTQDEIDRVIEVLPDTIARLRAMSPFNSDDASWLQEQEKAALAK; this is translated from the coding sequence ATGAGAGATTGTATATATTTAGATAACAATGCCACCACCAAAATAGATGAAGAAGTGCTAGGCGCAATGATGCCTTACCTGACTCTCTATTATGGAAACCCCTCCAGTATGCACAGCTTTGGAGGACAAGTCGGAAAAGCGGTTAAAACAGGTAGAGAGCAAGTCGCCTCCTTATTAGGGGCAGAAGCTTCCGAAATCATCTTTACCAGTTGTGGAACAGAAGGAGATAATGCCGCCATTCGCGCCGCACTTTCAGCCCAACCTAATAAACGTCATATTATTACGACTGAAGTTGAACACCCTGCGGTGCTTAATCTCTGTAAAAATTTAGAAAAACAAGGATATACCGTTACCTATCTTTCAGTGGATAGTCAAGGAAGACTTGATCTCGATGAAGTACAAGCTTCTTTAACTGGAAACACTGCCCTTGTTTCAATCATGTATGCTAATAATGAAACAGGTGTAGTCTTTCCCGTTGAACAAGTGGGACAAATGACCAAGGAATACGGCGCACTCTTTCATGTAGATGCAGTGCAAGCCGTCGGGAAAATTCCTCTCGATATGAGTAACAGCAGCATTGATATGCTGACCTTATCTGGTCATAAAATTCATGCTCCCAAAGGCATCGGTGCGTTATATGTGCGTAAAGGAACCCGTTTCCGTCCTTCCATGGTTGGGGGACACCAAGAAAGAGGCCGTCGAGCAGGAACGGAAAATGTAGCGGGGATCGTTGCATTAGGCAAAGCGGCTGAATTAGCCCAGGCTCATCTTCCTAATATCGCTCAGGAACGGCAATTACGGGATTATTTAGAACAAACTATCCTTACCTTAATTCCTGATACGGTAGTTAATGGTAATCCTATCGAAAGATTGCCCAATACGATGAATATTGGCTTTAAGTACATCGAAGGAGAAGCCATCTTACTCTCCATGAACCAGTATGGCATCTGTGCATCTTCTGGTTCGGCTTGTACCTCTGGTTCCTTGGAACCCTCTCATGTACTGCGGGCAATGGGACTGCCTTATAGTGTCCTTCACGGTTCTATTCGCTTTAGTCTGTCCCGTTTCACTACCCAAGACGAGATTGATCGCGTTATTGAAGTCTTACCTGATACGATTGCCCGTCTCCGTGCTATGTCTCCTTTCAACAGCGATGATGCGAGTTGGTTACAGGAGCAAGAAAAAGCAGCGTTAGCTAAGTAG
- a CDS encoding 4Fe-4S binding protein: MSYTITDQCITCHRCHKACPTGAIKIQNNVLLIDPTLCNDCQGYYGTPQCASVCPTNSGCLPTYQVTGGLKNQVADYWDSWFNHYNNLVARLKGKQTNPYWEQWFDVYSQEILTLTTVSS; encoded by the coding sequence ATGAGTTATACCATTACTGATCAATGTATCACCTGTCATCGTTGTCACAAGGCTTGTCCCACAGGTGCTATCAAAATACAAAATAATGTGTTGCTCATTGACCCTACTCTCTGTAATGATTGCCAAGGCTACTATGGAACCCCCCAGTGTGCCTCTGTTTGTCCGACTAACTCTGGTTGTTTACCAACCTATCAAGTCACTGGGGGACTCAAAAACCAAGTTGCTGATTATTGGGACAGTTGGTTTAACCACTATAACAACTTGGTAGCCAGACTTAAAGGAAAACAAACTAACCCTTATTGGGAACAGTGGTTTGATGTTTACTCCCAAGAAATTTTAACCTTAACGACGGTGAGTAGTTAA